From one Lycium ferocissimum isolate CSIRO_LF1 chromosome 5, AGI_CSIRO_Lferr_CH_V1, whole genome shotgun sequence genomic stretch:
- the LOC132055230 gene encoding probable mitochondrial adenine nucleotide transporter BTL1 isoform X1 translates to MAAESQSQKKSYCLVGDTYDGVMIVPKEFHLSPTMDPQFNLQLNFPDVGQAFNDFIKTREVGEFLSGALAGAMTKAVLAPLETIRFIFSILTRMVVGVGSRNIGTSFVQVVEQQGWQGLWSGNAINMLRIIPSQAIELGTFECVKRAMTSAQEKWMDTACPKIQIGNASISFSLSWLSPVAVAGAAAGVVSTLACHPLEVLKDRLTVNPEVYPSLRIAVRKIYKEGGIGGLYAGLGPTLIGMLPYSTCYYFMYETIKKSYCQAQKKESLSRAEMLLVGAFSGLTASTISYPLEVARKRLMVGALQGKCPPNMVAALSEVIRAEGLLGLYRGWGASCLKVMPSSGITWTFYEAWKDILLADRRHA, encoded by the exons ATGGCTGCCGAATCCCAATCGCAGAAAAAGAGTTACTGTCTGGTGGGCGATACATATGACGGTGTCATGATTGTACCCAAGGAGTTCCACCTTTCCCCTACCATGGACCCTCAATTCAACCTTCAACTCAACTTCCCTGACGTCGGCCAAGCCTTTAAT GATTTTATCAAGACTAGAGAAGTTGGTGAATTTCTGAGTGGGGCTTTGGCTGGGGCCATGACCAAGGCCGTTCTAGCTCCTCTTGAAACCATCAGGTTCATCTTCTCGATTCT GACTAGAATGGTAGTCGGCGTTGGGTCCAGAAACATCGGTACAAGTTTTGTTCAGGTTGTTGAACAGCAGGGTTGGCAAGGTCTGTGGTCTGGTAACGCAATTAACATGCTACGCATAATTCCATCACAGGCAATTGAACTCGGGACATTTGAGTGTGTCAAACGAGCAATGACTTCCGCACAAGAGAAATGGATGGATACTGCTTGCCCCAAGATACAGATAGGTAATGCTAGCATCAGCTTTTCTCTCTCATGGCTATCCCCAGTTGCTGTTGCTGGTGCTGCTGCTGGAGTTGTAAGCACACTTGCATGTCATCCCCTTGAAGTGCTCAAG GATCGGTTGACTGTGAATCCCGAGGTCTACCCCAGTCTACGCATTGCAGTTCGCAAGATTTACAAGGAGGGTGGAATTGGAGGCTTGTATGCTGGACTTGGGCCAACATTAATTGGCATGCTCCCATACAGCACTTGTTACTATTTCATGTACGAGACAATTAAGAAGTCATATTGCCAAGCACAGAAGAAAGAATCTCTAAGCCGTGCGGAGATGCTTCTAGTTGGAGCTTTCTCAG GTTTAACAGCAAGCACTATTAGTTATCCATTGGAGGTGGCGAGAAAGCGGCTAATGGTGGGTGCTTTGCAAGGTAAGTGTCCACCGAACATGGTCGCAGCACTATCAGAAGTCATTAGGGCGGAGGGTCTGTTAGGCCTTTATAGAGGCTGGGGTGCGAGTTGCTTAAAAGTAATGCCATCATCAGGCATTACTTGGACGTTTTATGAAGCTTGGAAAGATATATTGCTTGCTGATAGACGCCATGCGTGA
- the LOC132055230 gene encoding probable mitochondrial adenine nucleotide transporter BTL1 isoform X2, producing MAAESQSQKKSYCLVGDTYDGVMIVPKEFHLSPTMDPQFNLQLNFPDVGQAFNDFIKTREVGEFLSGALAGAMTKAVLAPLETIRTRMVVGVGSRNIGTSFVQVVEQQGWQGLWSGNAINMLRIIPSQAIELGTFECVKRAMTSAQEKWMDTACPKIQIGNASISFSLSWLSPVAVAGAAAGVVSTLACHPLEVLKDRLTVNPEVYPSLRIAVRKIYKEGGIGGLYAGLGPTLIGMLPYSTCYYFMYETIKKSYCQAQKKESLSRAEMLLVGAFSGLTASTISYPLEVARKRLMVGALQGKCPPNMVAALSEVIRAEGLLGLYRGWGASCLKVMPSSGITWTFYEAWKDILLADRRHA from the exons ATGGCTGCCGAATCCCAATCGCAGAAAAAGAGTTACTGTCTGGTGGGCGATACATATGACGGTGTCATGATTGTACCCAAGGAGTTCCACCTTTCCCCTACCATGGACCCTCAATTCAACCTTCAACTCAACTTCCCTGACGTCGGCCAAGCCTTTAAT GATTTTATCAAGACTAGAGAAGTTGGTGAATTTCTGAGTGGGGCTTTGGCTGGGGCCATGACCAAGGCCGTTCTAGCTCCTCTTGAAACCATCAG GACTAGAATGGTAGTCGGCGTTGGGTCCAGAAACATCGGTACAAGTTTTGTTCAGGTTGTTGAACAGCAGGGTTGGCAAGGTCTGTGGTCTGGTAACGCAATTAACATGCTACGCATAATTCCATCACAGGCAATTGAACTCGGGACATTTGAGTGTGTCAAACGAGCAATGACTTCCGCACAAGAGAAATGGATGGATACTGCTTGCCCCAAGATACAGATAGGTAATGCTAGCATCAGCTTTTCTCTCTCATGGCTATCCCCAGTTGCTGTTGCTGGTGCTGCTGCTGGAGTTGTAAGCACACTTGCATGTCATCCCCTTGAAGTGCTCAAG GATCGGTTGACTGTGAATCCCGAGGTCTACCCCAGTCTACGCATTGCAGTTCGCAAGATTTACAAGGAGGGTGGAATTGGAGGCTTGTATGCTGGACTTGGGCCAACATTAATTGGCATGCTCCCATACAGCACTTGTTACTATTTCATGTACGAGACAATTAAGAAGTCATATTGCCAAGCACAGAAGAAAGAATCTCTAAGCCGTGCGGAGATGCTTCTAGTTGGAGCTTTCTCAG GTTTAACAGCAAGCACTATTAGTTATCCATTGGAGGTGGCGAGAAAGCGGCTAATGGTGGGTGCTTTGCAAGGTAAGTGTCCACCGAACATGGTCGCAGCACTATCAGAAGTCATTAGGGCGGAGGGTCTGTTAGGCCTTTATAGAGGCTGGGGTGCGAGTTGCTTAAAAGTAATGCCATCATCAGGCATTACTTGGACGTTTTATGAAGCTTGGAAAGATATATTGCTTGCTGATAGACGCCATGCGTGA